A window of Sphingorhabdus lacus contains these coding sequences:
- a CDS encoding TorF family putative porin, protein MRNSILKLAAMSVAMSALAVSAPAFAQEEEAESGPITITGGITGVSDYRFRGVSLSDKDFAIQPTLTVKHESGFYVGVWGSNLAANAGDDIEVDLYAGFSGGDTITYDIGATYYVYPGISSFNYVEFTGKLGTTVGPATIGGQLSYVPSQDNTGNTDNIYVATNAAIALPDSPISIVGSVGLEDGAFTGGSSKLDWSLGLTANVAGFTLGASYVDTDRQSTFAFKDSSAGVVFSLAYFF, encoded by the coding sequence ATGCGTAACTCGATTTTGAAACTGGCTGCGATGAGCGTTGCAATGAGCGCACTCGCTGTTTCCGCACCTGCATTTGCGCAGGAAGAAGAAGCAGAATCCGGTCCCATCACCATCACAGGTGGTATCACCGGCGTTTCGGATTATCGTTTCCGCGGCGTTTCGCTTTCGGACAAGGATTTCGCGATCCAGCCAACCCTTACTGTAAAGCACGAATCGGGCTTTTACGTTGGCGTATGGGGTTCGAACCTCGCCGCAAATGCTGGTGACGATATTGAAGTCGATCTTTATGCCGGTTTCTCGGGCGGCGACACCATCACCTATGACATCGGCGCAACCTATTATGTCTATCCCGGCATTTCGAGCTTCAACTATGTTGAGTTCACCGGCAAGTTGGGAACGACTGTTGGACCAGCAACCATCGGTGGTCAATTGAGCTATGTTCCAAGCCAGGATAACACCGGCAATACCGATAATATATATGTTGCGACCAACGCTGCAATCGCGTTGCCTGACTCGCCCATTTCGATTGTTGGTTCAGTTGGCCTTGAAGATGGCGCCTTCACGGGTGGTAGCTCGAAACTGGACTGGTCGCTTGGCTTGACCGCCAACGTTGCCGGTTTCACCCTCGGTGCATCCTATGTTGATACAGACCGTCAGTCGACCTTTGCGTTCAAAGACAGTTCTG
- a CDS encoding vanadium-dependent haloperoxidase: MNIVLFWNGVLLECSRRDFTRGYANSQQPGPIRTSRAMAIVHLAIHDAIAFKNGVPGAAYLNKKGIAHTVAAPPAGAVDDIVAGAAVTTLKAMYPRYGDFIDDSYDGGNNARFNYGEEIANALLAARVNDGSDLMLTAPQVVSPVYGQHRADPYAPGQARLGPAWGNVARFTGNAHKPLAPYPGQGLPNLLADADYKADYDEVVAYGAEDRRSRTAEQERIGVYWAYDGVMNLGVPPRLYNQIARKIVAGKNLSVARTAELFAQVNVAMADAGIDAWYYKYLYDLWRPVVGIRAEAAPDGDPFWAPMGAPQTNVLGRSTFTPPFPAYPSGHATFGAALFQSLRLALNSSAGPITTADVVAEETAPAGLVASESFTFVSDELDGIAVDSDGSVRYRTPISFDNYVRPIWENSVSRIFLGVHWRFDGLPRDPADNVGGVPLGLAIGEEVHAFFNNGTSLGGSV; encoded by the coding sequence ATGAATATTGTTCTTTTCTGGAATGGCGTATTACTTGAATGTTCGCGCCGTGACTTCACCCGTGGCTATGCAAATAGCCAGCAACCCGGGCCGATACGCACATCCCGCGCCATGGCGATTGTCCATTTGGCTATCCACGATGCCATAGCTTTTAAAAATGGCGTTCCCGGTGCTGCTTATTTGAACAAGAAAGGCATAGCACACACCGTAGCTGCTCCTCCAGCGGGCGCAGTAGACGATATTGTGGCAGGCGCGGCCGTAACCACGTTAAAGGCCATGTACCCGCGCTATGGTGACTTCATCGATGATAGCTATGACGGCGGGAACAATGCTCGCTTCAACTATGGTGAGGAAATCGCCAATGCATTGTTGGCGGCGCGGGTCAATGATGGTTCCGATCTGATGCTTACCGCGCCTCAGGTGGTCTCTCCCGTTTACGGGCAGCATCGAGCTGATCCCTATGCGCCTGGGCAAGCCCGTCTTGGGCCAGCATGGGGCAACGTAGCTCGTTTCACCGGTAATGCGCACAAGCCGCTGGCACCATATCCGGGGCAAGGACTGCCTAATTTGCTCGCGGATGCTGATTATAAGGCGGATTATGACGAAGTTGTCGCCTACGGTGCCGAAGACCGCCGCAGCCGCACGGCTGAGCAGGAAAGGATCGGCGTTTACTGGGCCTATGATGGTGTCATGAACCTCGGTGTCCCGCCCCGGCTCTATAACCAAATTGCGCGGAAGATCGTAGCCGGCAAGAATCTGAGTGTGGCGCGGACAGCGGAATTGTTTGCGCAGGTCAATGTCGCGATGGCGGACGCCGGGATCGACGCATGGTATTACAAATATCTCTATGACCTGTGGCGGCCAGTGGTCGGTATCCGTGCCGAAGCTGCACCAGATGGTGATCCTTTTTGGGCGCCAATGGGTGCGCCGCAAACCAATGTTTTGGGGCGCTCAACTTTTACGCCACCTTTCCCGGCTTATCCGTCGGGCCATGCCACCTTTGGCGCGGCGTTGTTTCAGTCGCTACGTCTCGCACTTAACAGTTCTGCCGGGCCGATAACAACGGCGGATGTGGTGGCCGAGGAAACCGCACCTGCGGGATTGGTTGCAAGTGAGAGTTTCACCTTTGTCTCGGATGAACTCGACGGCATCGCAGTCGATTCCGACGGTTCCGTTCGGTATCGGACGCCGATCAGCTTTGATAATTATGTCAGGCCGATCTGGGAAAATTCGGTCAGCCGTATCTTCCTCGGCGTTCACTGGCGGTTCGATGGGCTGCCGCGTGATCCGGCAGACAATGTCGGCGGTGTGCCGTTAGGACTTGCGATTGGTGAAGAAGTGCACGCCTTCTTCAATAACGGAACTTCCTTGGGCGGTTCTGTCTGA
- a CDS encoding Lrp/AsnC family transcriptional regulator gives MQLDRADRKLLRALVTNGRATQQELGDAAGLSPSAAARRQKALEDAGIVRGYRADVNLRKLGLGATVMVTITLDSQSEEAMGAFEAAVAEGPSIIRCHLMSGRNDYLLVVRAASIEDYEIIHRQEIARLPRVARIETAFALREVVNRTVPPRLLG, from the coding sequence ATGCAACTCGATCGCGCTGACCGTAAATTACTTCGCGCTTTGGTCACAAATGGCCGGGCGACGCAGCAGGAGTTGGGGGATGCGGCAGGGCTGTCACCTAGCGCGGCGGCACGGCGGCAAAAGGCGCTGGAAGATGCCGGCATCGTGCGGGGCTATCGCGCAGATGTGAATCTACGTAAATTGGGTCTGGGTGCCACAGTAATGGTCACCATCACGCTCGACAGCCAAAGTGAGGAGGCGATGGGTGCGTTCGAAGCGGCGGTGGCCGAAGGCCCATCAATCATCCGCTGCCACCTTATGAGCGGCCGTAACGATTATCTTTTGGTTGTGCGGGCGGCGTCGATCGAGGACTATGAAATCATCCACCGCCAGGAAATCGCACGCTTACCTCGCGTTGCCCGGATCGAAACAGCTTTTGCCTTGCGCGAAGTGGTCAACCGTACGGTCCCCCCTAGATTGCTTGGGTAG
- the ald gene encoding alanine dehydrogenase, protein MRVGVPSEIKVHEYRVGLTPGAVREYVARGHQVVVQSGAGAGIMATDDAYRAAGAEIAATAAEIFAGCDMIVKVKEPQPSEWVQLRPDQLLFTYLHLAPDPEQAKGLIASGCTAIAYETVTDEKGTLPLLAPMSEVAGRLAIEAAGEAMRRSEGGAGILLGGVPGVAAGRVCVIGGGVVGTHAARMAVGLGAEVTIVDRSIPRLRELDELFQGRVRTRYSTLETIDHEISIADAVIGAVLIPGASAPKLVTRAMLKHMKPGSVLVDVAIDQGGCFETSKPTTHAEPTYVVDGIIHYCVANMPGAVPQTSAAALNNATLPYGLALAEKGVGALHALSDTGRGLLAGLNVHKGKVTSKAVADSLNLDFVAPETALAA, encoded by the coding sequence ATGCGTGTCGGCGTTCCCAGCGAGATTAAGGTTCACGAATATCGGGTCGGCCTGACCCCCGGTGCCGTGCGCGAATATGTTGCCCGTGGGCATCAGGTTGTCGTCCAATCAGGGGCTGGCGCTGGCATTATGGCAACCGATGACGCCTATCGCGCTGCGGGTGCCGAGATAGCGGCCACAGCTGCCGAGATCTTCGCCGGATGCGACATGATCGTAAAGGTCAAAGAGCCCCAGCCTTCGGAATGGGTTCAGCTTCGCCCCGACCAGCTTCTTTTTACCTATCTTCACCTCGCGCCAGATCCTGAACAAGCAAAGGGCCTGATCGCTAGCGGCTGCACAGCCATCGCTTATGAGACCGTGACCGACGAAAAGGGCACCCTGCCCCTGCTCGCACCCATGAGCGAAGTTGCAGGCCGCCTCGCTATCGAAGCCGCTGGCGAAGCGATGCGTCGCAGCGAAGGTGGAGCAGGAATATTGTTGGGCGGCGTTCCCGGTGTTGCTGCAGGCCGCGTCTGTGTCATCGGTGGCGGCGTTGTCGGCACCCATGCTGCGCGCATGGCGGTCGGCCTTGGCGCGGAAGTCACCATCGTTGATCGTTCCATCCCCCGCTTGCGCGAACTGGACGAATTGTTTCAGGGCCGCGTACGCACACGTTATTCAACGCTCGAAACAATTGACCATGAAATCAGCATTGCTGACGCTGTCATCGGTGCAGTTTTGATCCCCGGCGCCAGCGCGCCGAAGCTTGTGACTCGTGCCATGTTGAAACATATGAAGCCGGGCTCGGTTCTCGTAGACGTCGCCATCGACCAGGGCGGGTGCTTTGAAACATCGAAGCCCACCACGCATGCAGAGCCTACTTATGTGGTCGACGGAATCATCCATTATTGCGTCGCCAACATGCCCGGCGCGGTACCGCAAACAAGCGCTGCAGCCCTGAATAACGCCACTTTGCCTTATGGTCTCGCGTTAGCCGAAAAAGGTGTCGGCGCTCTGCATGCCTTGTCCGATACAGGACGCGGCCTGCTTGCCGGACTCAATGTCCACAAGGGCAAGGTGACCAGCAAGGCCGTCGCGGACAGCCTTAATCTGGATTTTGTCGCGCCGGAGACTGCGCTCGCCGCGTGA
- a CDS encoding LacI family DNA-binding transcriptional regulator: MTPARLGANRRGMGKEGRITAHQIAAMLGVSQPTVSRALRGDKKVNEDTRARIVALANELNYSVDHNALRLRTQQTFSIALVILCRRGENKANINPFYLSLLGCIAASASERGYNLIVSFQDSPANFFANYTGSRQSDGLIVIGSGQNVEGWQYFGEYARHNTPMICWGASKEDLVSIKSDNAMGTRLAMDHLRTKGCRNIAYIGPMNSEQPQFQDRINTYMAVTQELGLPVICPTLPENAVREDQGYAAVKALLRDKTNFDGLFCANDFIALGALRALDEAGIAVGKDVHVIGFDGIATGAYAQPPLTTIEQDYYKAGEMLVEALIALLKGKTPDTTPVPVRLLLRESA, from the coding sequence GTGACTCCCGCGCGCCTTGGTGCTAACCGGCGCGGCATGGGCAAAGAGGGGCGGATTACAGCGCATCAGATCGCAGCGATGCTGGGGGTTTCGCAACCCACAGTGTCGCGTGCGCTGCGTGGCGACAAAAAAGTCAACGAAGACACCCGGGCGCGGATCGTCGCGCTGGCGAACGAGCTCAACTACTCGGTCGACCACAATGCCTTACGTTTGCGCACGCAACAGACCTTTTCGATCGCCCTCGTCATCCTTTGCCGAAGAGGAGAAAATAAGGCGAACATCAACCCTTTCTACCTCTCGCTGCTTGGCTGCATTGCTGCGTCCGCATCTGAACGGGGCTATAATCTGATCGTTTCTTTCCAGGATTCTCCTGCCAATTTCTTCGCCAATTATACCGGAAGCCGCCAGTCCGATGGCCTGATTGTTATCGGAAGCGGGCAAAATGTCGAAGGCTGGCAATATTTCGGGGAGTATGCCCGGCATAACACCCCCATGATCTGCTGGGGTGCGAGCAAGGAAGACCTGGTTTCGATCAAAAGTGACAATGCCATGGGTACTAGGCTCGCCATGGACCATCTGCGCACAAAGGGATGCCGCAACATTGCCTATATCGGCCCGATGAATAGTGAGCAGCCCCAATTTCAGGACCGCATCAATACCTATATGGCGGTGACACAGGAGCTTGGCCTGCCCGTCATCTGCCCTACTTTGCCCGAAAACGCGGTGCGCGAGGACCAGGGTTACGCCGCGGTCAAGGCTCTGTTGCGGGACAAGACAAACTTCGACGGTCTGTTTTGCGCCAATGATTTCATTGCACTAGGCGCACTCCGCGCGCTGGATGAAGCCGGTATTGCTGTAGGCAAGGACGTCCACGTAATTGGCTTTGACGGTATCGCCACAGGCGCATACGCCCAGCCGCCTCTAACCACCATCGAGCAGGATTATTACAAAGCCGGCGAAATGCTGGTGGAAGCGCTTATTGCGCTACTGAAAGGGAAAACGCCGGATACAACTCCAGTGCCGGTGCGCCTACTATTGCGCGAAAGTGCCTGA
- the rlmB gene encoding 23S rRNA (guanosine(2251)-2'-O)-methyltransferase RlmB — protein MSSHKSHRRRGAAPVSGNPKFYGRHAVYAALDNPDRRLIKLWGTREELGKIVIPEGLAVQFADAADLARYVPKDAPHQGLVLEVAPMEDVWLTDALAVDEDDTRPLLILDQVTDPHNVGAIFRTAAAFNAVAVITQDRHAPPESGALAKAASGALEVTPWVRVVNLARALEEIAEAGYWRIGLSGHATATLEQALTPGRNALVLGAEGDGMRHNIEEHCDQLAKLPISEQMESLNVSNAAAIALYAATVRRG, from the coding sequence ATGTCTTCGCATAAAAGCCATCGCCGCCGTGGCGCAGCACCCGTCAGTGGTAATCCCAAATTCTATGGCCGTCACGCCGTCTATGCCGCGCTCGACAATCCTGACCGGCGGTTGATCAAGCTGTGGGGCACGCGGGAAGAGTTGGGAAAAATCGTAATTCCCGAAGGATTAGCAGTGCAATTTGCCGATGCCGCAGACTTGGCCCGTTATGTGCCAAAGGACGCCCCACATCAGGGTCTTGTGCTGGAAGTAGCGCCCATGGAAGATGTCTGGCTGACCGATGCGCTGGCGGTGGACGAAGACGACACGCGGCCGCTGCTTATATTGGACCAGGTAACCGATCCGCACAATGTCGGCGCCATTTTCCGCACAGCGGCAGCGTTTAATGCGGTCGCTGTAATAACACAGGACCGCCACGCCCCGCCCGAATCGGGAGCCTTGGCGAAGGCAGCGTCTGGAGCACTCGAGGTGACGCCATGGGTCCGCGTCGTAAATCTGGCGCGCGCGCTAGAGGAAATTGCCGAGGCAGGTTATTGGCGGATAGGCTTGTCGGGCCATGCCACAGCCACACTCGAACAGGCGCTGACTCCGGGGCGCAATGCTCTAGTATTGGGCGCCGAAGGTGACGGCATGCGGCATAATATAGAGGAGCATTGCGACCAATTGGCAAAGCTGCCAATCAGCGAGCAGATGGAGTCGCTCAACGTTTCCAATGCCGCCGCCATTGCGCTTTACGCGGCGACGGTACGCAGGGGCTGA